A genome region from Microbacterium profundi includes the following:
- a CDS encoding tyrosine-type recombinase/integrase, with product MEQYLDEVRPALSLKASPALWVTERGTRLSRRAANEAFCAARDMADLDPALDLHSLRHSYVTHLIEFDYPERFVQEQVGHSFSSTTAIYVGVSNEYRNRLLSQSGICQGE from the coding sequence TTGGAGCAGTACCTCGATGAGGTGCGCCCTGCGCTCTCCTTGAAGGCGTCGCCCGCGCTGTGGGTGACGGAGCGAGGGACGCGTTTGAGCAGGCGAGCAGCGAACGAAGCGTTCTGCGCGGCGCGTGATATGGCTGATCTTGACCCGGCACTTGATCTGCACTCCCTTCGACACTCCTATGTGACCCACCTCATTGAGTTCGACTACCCGGAGCGCTTCGTTCAGGAGCAGGTGGGGCATTCGTTCTCTTCGACGACTGCGATCTATGTGGGAGTCTCCAACGAGTATCGAAATCGGTTGCTGTCGCAGTCCGGAATTTGTCAAGGCGAGTGA
- a CDS encoding ABC transporter permease — protein MDGFRIPIGEWVAAAVAWVKDNLEGVLDFISFIVKFLVNGLTDVLLSTPIVVLIIIAALIAWAVRSIWMAVGTAVSFALILSMGLWVAAMQTLSLVVVAALIAVVIAIPLGIWSARNATVRTIMKPILDFMQTMPAFVYLIPAIVFFSIGVVPGLVATVIFALPPGVRMTELGIRGVDSETVEAGHAFGATPGQILRGIQLPLAMPTIMAGVNQVIMLSLSMAVIAGMAGADGLGKLVVQAISTVNIGKGVEAGLGVVLLAVFLDRVTAALGTPNEHTSSLLGMMARRRGAQQAGKADAAAEAERAVASPHRAPIGGGAA, from the coding sequence ATGGACGGTTTCCGCATTCCGATCGGCGAGTGGGTCGCCGCCGCCGTCGCGTGGGTCAAGGACAACCTCGAGGGCGTGCTCGACTTCATCTCGTTCATCGTCAAGTTCCTCGTCAACGGACTGACCGATGTACTTCTCAGCACGCCGATCGTCGTGCTGATCATCATCGCCGCGCTGATCGCCTGGGCAGTGCGCTCGATCTGGATGGCAGTCGGTACGGCGGTGTCGTTCGCGCTGATCCTCAGCATGGGGCTGTGGGTCGCGGCGATGCAGACGCTGTCGCTCGTGGTCGTCGCCGCGCTCATCGCGGTGGTCATCGCGATCCCGCTGGGCATCTGGTCGGCGCGCAACGCCACGGTGCGCACGATCATGAAGCCGATCCTCGACTTCATGCAGACGATGCCGGCCTTCGTTTACCTCATCCCTGCGATCGTGTTCTTCAGCATCGGCGTCGTGCCCGGGCTTGTCGCCACGGTGATCTTCGCCCTGCCTCCCGGCGTGCGTATGACCGAGCTCGGCATCCGAGGCGTGGACTCCGAGACGGTCGAGGCCGGACACGCGTTCGGTGCGACACCGGGGCAGATCCTGCGCGGCATCCAGCTTCCGCTCGCGATGCCGACCATCATGGCCGGTGTCAACCAGGTCATCATGCTCTCGCTGTCAATGGCGGTCATCGCCGGCATGGCCGGGGCCGACGGCCTCGGAAAGCTGGTCGTTCAGGCCATCTCGACCGTGAACATTGGCAAGGGCGTCGAAGCCGGCCTCGGCGTCGTGCTGCTCGCCGTCTTCCTCGACCGCGTCACCGCGGCGCTCGGCACGCCGAACGAGCACACCTCCTCGCTGCTGGGCATGATGGCTCGCCGTCGCGGTGCGCAGCAGGCGGGCAAGGCGGATGCCGCGGCAGAGGCCGAGCGCGCGGTGGCGTCGCCGCACCGCGCACCCATCGGCGGCGGAGCCGCATAG
- a CDS encoding ABC transporter ATP-binding protein — protein sequence MTGMDESYALEARDVTFGYVPGSPVLDRWSAGFPTGSMTALTGPSGRGKSTLLYLLGLMLHPGDGEVLLDGRPTRPLSDAKRAHLRAERFGFVFQDAALDATRTVLDNVIETSFYRADRRKEAINRALELLDLFGVDVPPRRKPGQVSGGQAQRIALCRALLNEPGVLLADEPTGNLDPVTTDLVVSALRDHARSGAAVIVVTHTPHVAEACDREIRL from the coding sequence ATGACGGGCATGGACGAGTCATACGCGCTCGAGGCCCGGGATGTCACCTTCGGATACGTCCCGGGGAGCCCAGTTCTGGATCGATGGTCGGCGGGGTTTCCCACTGGGTCGATGACGGCACTAACCGGCCCATCTGGTCGGGGGAAGTCGACCCTCTTATACCTCCTGGGCCTGATGCTGCATCCCGGAGACGGCGAAGTCCTCCTCGACGGACGCCCCACTCGACCGTTGTCGGATGCGAAGCGGGCGCATCTACGGGCAGAGCGGTTCGGTTTCGTGTTCCAAGATGCCGCACTGGACGCGACCCGCACCGTCCTCGACAACGTGATCGAGACCTCCTTCTACCGCGCCGACCGCCGGAAGGAAGCGATCAATCGCGCATTGGAACTCCTGGACCTGTTCGGCGTCGACGTGCCCCCGCGCCGCAAACCCGGCCAGGTCTCAGGCGGGCAGGCGCAGCGGATCGCGTTGTGCCGTGCTCTGCTGAACGAGCCCGGCGTGCTGCTCGCCGATGAGCCGACCGGCAACCTCGATCCCGTCACGACGGATCTCGTGGTCTCCGCGCTGCGCGACCACGCCCGATCCGGGGCTGCAGTGATCGTGGTCACCCATACCCCGCACGTGGCAGAGGCATGCGACCGAGAGATCCGGCTGTGA
- a CDS encoding MFS transporter, which produces MVPQLLATVQAVYARRERAPIFGLIGAVSGLAAVIGPVLGGWLVDADAWGLGWRAIFLINVPVGIVIFALSKRFVPQTRSDRPMRTDFAGVALLTAALLCLMIPLIEGRSLGWPAWLWLLVGVGVLLLAVFVAHSRRRQRTDGSALLPLQLFRNRGFSAGLITQAMFQGAMNAFTLPFILYLQLALGFDALTAGLNLLAFSVGAMLGTGVAVPLTGRLGKALIAVGCVLMAIGIWWTSTVLGATGVGFTGWDAVGGMLTAGLGLSLIIIPLIDVALATIPVADAGAASGTYSTFQQLGATAGIAVSTTIFFAQVGGDWSQASVLDALGASVTVALIGLGIAAVASLFLPGVRAVRAHLEEERLRAEVEI; this is translated from the coding sequence ATGGTGCCCCAGCTTCTCGCCACCGTTCAGGCGGTCTACGCGCGGCGCGAGCGCGCACCGATCTTCGGACTCATCGGAGCCGTCTCCGGCCTTGCCGCCGTCATCGGCCCCGTGCTGGGGGGCTGGCTCGTGGATGCTGACGCATGGGGGCTCGGCTGGCGAGCGATCTTCCTCATCAACGTCCCGGTCGGGATCGTGATCTTCGCCCTCAGCAAGCGCTTCGTCCCGCAGACCCGATCAGATCGGCCTATGCGCACCGACTTCGCCGGAGTCGCACTACTGACAGCGGCGCTGCTGTGCCTGATGATCCCGCTCATCGAAGGACGATCACTGGGGTGGCCGGCCTGGTTGTGGCTGTTGGTGGGAGTCGGCGTCCTGTTGCTGGCTGTCTTCGTCGCCCATTCGCGTCGACGCCAGCGCACGGACGGTTCGGCGCTGTTGCCACTGCAACTGTTCCGCAACCGCGGCTTCAGCGCCGGACTCATCACGCAGGCGATGTTCCAGGGTGCGATGAACGCCTTCACACTGCCGTTCATCCTGTACCTGCAGCTCGCTCTCGGATTCGACGCACTCACCGCCGGACTCAACCTGCTGGCGTTCAGCGTCGGCGCAATGCTCGGCACTGGCGTGGCGGTACCGCTCACCGGTCGTCTGGGCAAGGCCCTGATTGCCGTGGGGTGCGTGCTCATGGCGATCGGAATCTGGTGGACATCCACAGTGCTCGGCGCGACCGGCGTCGGTTTCACCGGCTGGGATGCTGTCGGCGGAATGCTCACCGCAGGCCTCGGCCTCTCGCTCATCATCATTCCTCTCATCGACGTCGCCCTCGCAACGATTCCAGTCGCGGACGCCGGAGCCGCATCAGGCACCTACAGCACCTTCCAGCAACTGGGTGCGACTGCCGGTATCGCGGTCTCTACGACGATCTTCTTCGCTCAGGTCGGCGGCGACTGGAGTCAGGCGAGCGTGCTGGATGCGCTCGGCGCCTCCGTCACGGTCGCCCTGATCGGGCTGGGCATCGCGGCGGTCGCCAGCCTGTTCCTCCCCGGCGTGAGGGCGGTGCGCGCACACCTCGAGGAGGAGCGGCTGCGTGCCGAGGTTGAGATCTGA
- a CDS encoding helix-turn-helix domain-containing protein, producing the protein MEYVWHLRAKMAERGMFATTDLQPLLAERGISLSREQTYRLVTRKPQRLSLTILVALCDILECTPNDLVEPQIVEVSSRKVAGEADAAAERRPITGRRTTINRPGHAR; encoded by the coding sequence ATGGAGTACGTCTGGCACCTGCGTGCGAAGATGGCCGAACGCGGCATGTTCGCCACGACGGACCTGCAACCCCTTTTGGCTGAGAGAGGGATTTCGCTGTCGCGAGAGCAGACGTACCGGCTCGTGACGCGAAAGCCCCAGCGGCTGAGCCTCACGATACTGGTCGCGTTATGCGACATTCTCGAGTGCACACCCAACGATCTCGTCGAGCCTCAGATTGTCGAGGTCTCCTCACGGAAGGTTGCGGGAGAGGCTGATGCCGCCGCGGAGCGACGTCCGATTACGGGCCGCCGCACGACGATCAATCGCCCTGGCCACGCCCGTTGA
- a CDS encoding ABC transporter permease, which produces MNAGIIREAAASARSQPVASVVTVLMIVGMILAVMLTTGRTVGAEQQVLGSIDSVGTRSITVRADSTAGITTDVLDRIAHIEGIEWAAAFSAAVDATNAALSDGTRVPVRYLYTTQLDPLGISGTSALPGELAWASPMAQDRLGLPETAGGIALTNGASYAVTGSLDVPDFLARFEPAVFIPQPDAAGTEPVNILVVIAETPELVAPVSEAVSSVLAPEDSSKVTIDTSETLAQLRGLIQDQLGSFSRGLVLALLGLTGGLVAILLYGLVMMRRKDFGRRRALGATRSLIVTLLLAQTAILAVIGITIGTAASTIILRISGDPLPGLAFMGALGILTLATAMIAAAIPAIIASRREPIRELRVP; this is translated from the coding sequence GTGAACGCGGGGATCATCCGCGAAGCTGCAGCCTCGGCGCGGTCGCAGCCCGTCGCATCCGTGGTGACTGTGCTGATGATCGTCGGCATGATTCTCGCGGTCATGCTCACCACTGGCCGGACCGTCGGTGCAGAACAGCAGGTCTTAGGCTCTATCGATTCTGTCGGCACGCGGTCCATTACCGTCAGAGCAGACAGCACGGCAGGCATCACGACGGACGTTCTGGATCGGATCGCGCACATCGAGGGCATCGAGTGGGCGGCCGCATTCTCGGCCGCCGTGGACGCGACCAACGCTGCGCTTTCGGACGGCACACGGGTGCCCGTCCGCTACCTCTACACCACCCAGTTGGACCCCCTCGGGATCTCCGGCACGAGTGCACTGCCCGGCGAGCTCGCGTGGGCATCGCCTATGGCTCAGGACCGGCTCGGCCTCCCCGAAACTGCAGGCGGCATCGCCCTCACCAACGGAGCGTCCTACGCGGTCACCGGGTCCCTGGACGTCCCGGACTTCCTCGCCCGATTCGAACCGGCCGTGTTCATACCCCAGCCCGACGCAGCGGGCACAGAGCCGGTGAACATCCTGGTGGTCATCGCGGAAACGCCTGAGCTCGTGGCTCCGGTCAGCGAAGCGGTCAGCTCCGTGCTGGCACCCGAGGACAGCTCGAAGGTCACCATCGACACCAGCGAGACCCTCGCGCAACTGCGCGGCCTGATCCAGGATCAGCTCGGCAGCTTTTCCCGCGGCCTGGTACTCGCGCTTCTCGGCCTGACAGGAGGGCTGGTGGCGATTCTGCTCTACGGGCTCGTAATGATGCGACGCAAGGACTTCGGACGACGCCGAGCCCTCGGCGCGACCCGCAGCCTGATCGTCACCCTGCTGCTCGCCCAAACAGCGATCCTCGCGGTCATCGGTATCACCATCGGCACGGCGGCGTCCACGATCATCCTGCGCATCAGCGGCGACCCGCTTCCCGGGTTGGCCTTCATGGGAGCGCTCGGCATCCTGACCCTCGCCACCGCGATGATCGCCGCGGCGATCCCGGCGATCATCGCCAGCAGGCGCGAGCCCATCCGTGAGCTCCGCGTGCCCTAA
- a CDS encoding peptidoglycan-binding domain-containing protein — translation MLAGVLLLALGAGSAWGALTVLRPAEDPLEVTNFTFVEVVEGEVGASVTLNTVAKWTPEPVGVNRAEGVLTSVEVSAGDEVSQGATLYTVGLRPVVIAQGEVPAFRTIALGIEGPDVEQLQVMLGALGHYGGTADGKAGAGTVAAIKAWQDTLGLEMTGEVGVGDVIFVPSLPMRVALDTEIVDRGASLGGGEEVVQGLPSEPEFWIPVTDTQAGMLTTGTRVEITSPDGGAWEAHAGDQRRDENDAVTVALTGMEGGSICGDGCGQVPVIGQATLSSQIITVESVKGLIVPSAALITQADGQIAVIDDEEMMAPVTVEASAKGMSVITGVETGTRVRVPATATE, via the coding sequence GTGCTCGCCGGCGTTCTGCTCCTTGCGCTAGGGGCCGGGTCCGCGTGGGGCGCGCTGACCGTCCTGCGCCCGGCGGAGGACCCGCTGGAGGTCACAAACTTCACTTTCGTCGAAGTCGTCGAGGGCGAGGTAGGTGCGTCGGTGACGTTGAACACCGTCGCGAAATGGACCCCGGAGCCCGTGGGCGTGAACCGTGCCGAGGGCGTGCTCACCTCCGTCGAGGTGAGCGCGGGCGACGAGGTTTCCCAGGGTGCGACGCTCTATACGGTGGGTTTGCGGCCGGTCGTGATCGCTCAAGGCGAGGTCCCGGCCTTCCGGACGATCGCGCTGGGCATCGAGGGGCCGGACGTGGAGCAACTGCAGGTGATGCTCGGCGCACTCGGACACTACGGCGGGACGGCCGATGGCAAGGCAGGCGCGGGCACAGTCGCGGCGATCAAGGCGTGGCAGGACACTCTAGGCCTGGAGATGACGGGCGAGGTCGGCGTAGGGGATGTCATCTTCGTTCCTTCGCTGCCGATGCGGGTCGCCCTGGACACAGAGATCGTCGACCGCGGGGCGTCCCTGGGTGGCGGCGAAGAGGTGGTTCAGGGTCTGCCGAGCGAGCCGGAGTTCTGGATCCCGGTGACCGACACCCAGGCGGGCATGCTGACGACCGGGACCCGCGTCGAAATTACTTCTCCCGATGGCGGGGCGTGGGAGGCGCACGCTGGCGACCAGAGGCGCGACGAGAACGACGCTGTGACGGTCGCGCTTACCGGGATGGAAGGCGGATCGATCTGCGGCGACGGATGCGGGCAGGTTCCCGTCATCGGGCAGGCCACACTGTCATCGCAGATCATCACCGTCGAGAGCGTTAAGGGGCTCATCGTCCCGTCGGCAGCGCTCATCACACAGGCGGACGGGCAGATCGCGGTGATCGACGACGAGGAGATGATGGCCCCCGTCACCGTGGAGGCATCCGCGAAAGGAATGTCCGTGATCACCGGCGTGGAGACGGGCACGCGCGTCCGTGTGCCCGCGACGGCAACTGAATGA
- a CDS encoding glycine betaine ABC transporter substrate-binding protein, whose translation MKKFRHITAAVALGAVASLALAGCATGNETAGGDGGGDSEGGDKGTITLGFIPSWTDGLSMAYLVQDQLEKLGYTVELETLTEAGPLYTGLAQGDVDMFPSAWPEVTHAEYMETYGDDLEDLGAYYDNAKLTIAVPSYMDITSIEDLKGQAARFDGKIIGIEPGAGLTGVTQDSMMPEYGLDGEYTLETSSTSGMLTVLGEAIDNKEDLVVTLWKPFWANSEYDVKELEDPLGAMGEAETLNFMAHKGFAEEFPEAAELVKQIKLDDDQYGSLEDLVVNEFEEGQEAEAVDKWLEENGDQFDWVVKK comes from the coding sequence ATGAAGAAGTTCCGGCATATCACAGCCGCCGTGGCCCTGGGGGCCGTGGCATCCCTCGCCCTCGCCGGTTGTGCGACGGGCAATGAAACCGCAGGCGGAGACGGCGGCGGTGACAGCGAAGGCGGAGACAAGGGCACCATCACCCTCGGCTTCATCCCTTCGTGGACCGACGGCCTCAGCATGGCCTACCTGGTCCAGGACCAGCTCGAGAAGCTCGGCTACACGGTCGAGCTCGAGACACTGACCGAGGCGGGCCCGCTGTACACCGGGCTCGCACAGGGCGATGTCGACATGTTCCCGTCGGCATGGCCTGAGGTCACGCACGCGGAGTACATGGAGACCTACGGCGACGACCTCGAAGACCTCGGCGCGTACTACGACAACGCCAAGCTCACGATCGCCGTGCCCAGCTACATGGACATCACCTCGATCGAAGACCTCAAGGGTCAGGCCGCTCGCTTCGACGGCAAGATCATCGGCATCGAGCCGGGCGCGGGCCTCACGGGCGTCACGCAGGACTCGATGATGCCGGAGTACGGTCTCGATGGTGAGTACACCCTCGAGACGTCGTCGACCTCCGGCATGCTCACCGTCCTCGGTGAGGCCATCGATAACAAGGAGGATCTCGTCGTCACGCTGTGGAAGCCGTTCTGGGCGAACAGCGAGTACGACGTCAAGGAGCTCGAAGACCCGCTGGGTGCGATGGGTGAGGCCGAGACGCTGAACTTCATGGCGCACAAGGGCTTCGCTGAGGAGTTCCCCGAGGCCGCTGAACTCGTCAAGCAGATCAAGCTCGACGACGACCAGTACGGTTCGCTCGAGGACCTCGTCGTCAACGAGTTCGAAGAGGGCCAGGAGGCCGAAGCCGTCGACAAGTGGCTCGAGGAGAACGGCGACCAGTTCGACTGGGTCGTCAAGAAGTAA
- a CDS encoding IS3 family transposase (programmed frameshift), protein MSLSSPVAVVAADDGVVSAPSIPDGPTRRRSFSPGQKLQYLSEYEVACETGEGAGYLRRHGLYSSLISEWRKQRDAGLLEGKNPGEAVGRPSAAQAENARLKAQLRKAEVELSMTRTALEIMGKAPRALGADLRERGHRPAAREALMNTYVELAAADVPTRQAAALTGVARATATRAASRARRPDPEPPSARPAPANKLSSVERSLVLSTLNSDEFVDKPPLQIYPILLERGEYVGSVSTMYRVLREHTQVRERRRLATHPPRKVPELIATAVGQVYTWDITKLAGPVKGTYYDAYVMIDIFSRYIVGAIVQCHGPQVLAKEMMTDAFGIHGTPEVVHSDGGPSMTSKTVRTLLADLGVTASRSRPHVSNDNPYSEALFKTMKYLPVFPDRFVSLAHARQFLDEFVHAYNHHHRHTGIGMHTPADVHYGHADAIDRDRDATLEAARRAHPERFTTRQTRPKILDRDPAAWINQPPTDEIQLAA, encoded by the exons ATGAGTTTGAGTTCCCCGGTCGCGGTCGTCGCGGCCGATGATGGAGTCGTGAGCGCACCCTCGATCCCGGACGGGCCGACGCGTCGGCGTTCGTTCTCGCCGGGCCAGAAGTTGCAGTACCTGTCCGAGTACGAGGTCGCGTGCGAGACGGGTGAGGGCGCGGGATACCTGCGCCGACATGGCCTGTACTCGTCGCTGATCTCGGAGTGGCGCAAGCAGCGCGACGCGGGTCTGCTGGAGGGCAAGAACCCCGGCGAAGCGGTCGGTCGTCCCAGCGCCGCGCAGGCCGAGAACGCCCGGTTGAAGGCGCAACTGCGGAAGGCCGAGGTGGAGTTGTCGATGACGCGGACGGCGTTGGAGATCATGGGAAAAGCGC CACGCGCTCTTGGGGCAGATCTCCGAGAGCGCGGACACCGACCCGCGGCGCGGGAAGCGCTCATGAACACCTACGTCGAACTGGCCGCCGCGGACGTGCCGACCCGGCAGGCGGCAGCCCTGACCGGCGTGGCGCGTGCGACCGCGACCCGCGCCGCCTCCCGCGCACGCCGACCGGACCCCGAGCCGCCGTCGGCTCGTCCTGCCCCAGCGAACAAGCTCTCGAGCGTCGAGCGGTCGCTGGTGCTGTCCACGCTCAACAGTGACGAGTTCGTCGACAAGCCGCCGTTGCAGATCTATCCCATCCTGCTCGAGCGCGGCGAATACGTGGGCTCGGTCTCGACCATGTATCGGGTGCTGCGCGAGCACACGCAGGTACGGGAGCGGCGCCGGCTCGCGACCCATCCGCCGCGGAAGGTGCCGGAGCTGATCGCGACCGCCGTCGGGCAGGTCTATACCTGGGACATCACGAAACTCGCCGGCCCTGTCAAAGGCACGTACTACGACGCGTACGTGATGATCGACATCTTCTCCCGCTACATCGTCGGCGCCATCGTGCAATGCCACGGCCCCCAGGTACTCGCCAAGGAGATGATGACCGACGCGTTCGGGATCCACGGCACCCCCGAGGTCGTGCACTCCGACGGCGGCCCCTCGATGACGTCGAAGACCGTCCGCACCCTGCTCGCCGATCTCGGCGTGACCGCGTCCCGCTCCCGACCGCACGTGTCCAATGACAACCCCTACTCCGAAGCGCTGTTCAAGACGATGAAGTACCTGCCCGTCTTCCCCGACCGGTTCGTCTCCCTCGCCCACGCACGGCAGTTCCTGGACGAATTCGTGCACGCCTACAACCACCACCACCGGCACACCGGCATCGGCATGCACACGCCCGCCGACGTGCACTACGGGCACGCCGACGCCATCGACCGCGACCGAGACGCCACACTCGAGGCCGCCCGCCGCGCCCACCCCGAACGGTTCACGACGCGACAGACGCGACCGAAGATCCTCGACCGAGACCCGGCCGCGTGGATCAACCAGCCACCAACCGACGAGATCCAACTCGCCGCCTAA
- the gnd gene encoding phosphogluconate dehydrogenase (NAD(+)-dependent, decarboxylating), producing the protein MQLAMIGLGRMGANIVRRLMRDGHDCVVYDVNADAVAALVAEGATGADSMADLAAKLTPTRVVWMMVPASLTGQVAEEVAAVLDKGDILIDGGNSNYRDDVRRAAKLRESGIEYVDIGTSGGVFGLERGYCLMVGGSDKAFEHIEPVLRTIAPGVGEIDRTPGREGDLTPEEQGYLHCGPSGAGHFVKMVHNGIEYGIMASIAEGLNLLENADAGVREAEHSAEIAPLEEPEFYQFPIDTDKVTELWRRGSVISSWLLDLTAAALHANPTLDGLAGRVSDSGEGRWTVKAAVDVGVPVPVLAASLFERFSSRDEDKFANQVLSAMRLQFGGHKERPAGDVLEAGARKADAG; encoded by the coding sequence ATGCAGCTGGCCATGATCGGACTCGGCAGGATGGGCGCGAACATCGTCCGGCGATTGATGCGCGATGGGCACGACTGCGTCGTCTACGACGTGAACGCGGATGCCGTGGCCGCCCTGGTCGCGGAAGGCGCCACCGGCGCCGACAGCATGGCCGATCTCGCCGCGAAGCTGACCCCGACCCGCGTCGTCTGGATGATGGTGCCCGCCTCGCTCACCGGGCAGGTGGCCGAAGAAGTGGCGGCCGTTCTGGACAAGGGCGACATCCTGATCGACGGCGGCAACTCGAACTACCGCGATGATGTGCGCCGGGCCGCGAAACTGCGCGAGAGCGGCATCGAGTACGTCGACATCGGAACGAGCGGCGGCGTGTTCGGCCTGGAGCGCGGCTACTGCCTCATGGTCGGCGGCAGCGACAAGGCGTTCGAGCACATCGAACCCGTGCTGCGCACGATCGCTCCTGGCGTCGGCGAGATCGACCGCACTCCAGGGCGCGAGGGCGACCTCACCCCCGAGGAGCAGGGTTACCTGCACTGCGGCCCGTCCGGCGCCGGACACTTCGTGAAGATGGTGCACAACGGCATCGAGTACGGCATCATGGCGTCGATCGCCGAGGGCCTCAACCTGCTCGAGAACGCGGATGCCGGTGTGCGCGAAGCCGAGCATTCGGCAGAGATCGCTCCGCTGGAGGAGCCCGAGTTCTACCAGTTCCCGATCGACACCGACAAGGTGACCGAGCTGTGGCGACGCGGTTCGGTGATCTCGTCGTGGCTGCTCGATCTCACCGCGGCCGCGCTGCACGCGAACCCCACGCTCGACGGACTGGCCGGCCGGGTCTCGGACTCCGGCGAGGGCCGTTGGACGGTCAAGGCCGCGGTCGACGTGGGTGTCCCTGTTCCGGTGCTCGCGGCGTCGCTGTTCGAGCGCTTCTCCTCACGCGACGAGGACAAGTTCGCGAACCAGGTGCTCTCGGCGATGCGCCTGCAGTTCGGCGGGCACAAGGAGCGCCCTGCCGGCGACGTGCTGGAGGCAGGTGCTCG
- a CDS encoding integrase catalytic domain-containing protein, with the protein MAARRHVTNKLRAAYARAPKRDKARILDEVMATTGMGRSTARRMLTGPALPDPVEQLDRRKLRSKEYSDESRLLLAHVWALMGCPCGKYLVVMLELWLPLLAEAGDLDKPFATAQTLAELRLMSAATIDRYLAPARKSMQLRGISTTKPSPLLRNSIGLSKVGDAPATVPGVIEADTVAHCGPTFVGEFARTLTMTDLVTGWTENASIRNNASKWIVQAVADLEGMFPFPLRVFDSDNGSEFINHDVADWLQERDIAQTRSRPYKKNDQATVESTNNHVVRKHAFHWRYDTPEELILLNELWPLVSMRLNFFTPTKKPTGYATAASGRRVRLYDKPRTPWLRVLDSGLLTDEDAAAVQARIAGVNPADLTRRINQIQLRLIELSRDKTEALATARGLDMASLEPSIRRLQTTK; encoded by the coding sequence ATGGCCGCGAGGCGACACGTTACGAACAAGCTCCGGGCCGCGTACGCGCGGGCGCCGAAGCGGGACAAGGCCAGGATCCTCGATGAGGTGATGGCGACCACGGGGATGGGGAGGTCAACGGCGCGGCGGATGCTGACGGGTCCGGCCCTGCCCGACCCTGTGGAGCAGCTCGATCGGCGGAAGCTGCGCTCGAAGGAGTACAGCGACGAGTCGCGGCTGCTGCTGGCGCATGTGTGGGCGCTGATGGGGTGCCCGTGCGGGAAGTACCTGGTGGTGATGCTCGAGCTGTGGCTGCCGTTGCTGGCGGAGGCCGGGGACCTCGACAAGCCGTTCGCCACCGCGCAGACGCTCGCTGAGCTCCGCTTGATGAGCGCGGCGACCATCGACCGGTATCTCGCGCCCGCGCGCAAGTCGATGCAGTTGCGGGGCATCTCGACGACGAAGCCGTCGCCGCTGCTGCGCAACTCGATCGGGCTGAGCAAGGTCGGTGATGCGCCGGCCACGGTGCCGGGGGTGATCGAGGCCGACACCGTCGCGCACTGCGGGCCCACGTTCGTCGGCGAGTTCGCGCGCACATTGACGATGACGGATCTGGTCACCGGGTGGACCGAGAACGCGTCGATCCGTAACAACGCGTCCAAATGGATCGTGCAGGCCGTCGCCGATCTTGAGGGCATGTTCCCGTTCCCGCTGCGCGTTTTCGACTCGGACAACGGATCCGAGTTCATCAACCATGACGTCGCGGACTGGCTGCAGGAGCGCGATATCGCGCAAACCCGGTCGCGGCCCTACAAGAAGAACGACCAGGCGACCGTGGAGTCCACGAACAACCACGTCGTCCGCAAGCACGCGTTCCACTGGCGCTACGACACGCCCGAGGAGCTGATCCTGCTGAACGAGCTGTGGCCGCTGGTGTCGATGCGGTTGAACTTCTTCACCCCGACGAAGAAGCCCACCGGCTACGCCACCGCCGCGTCAGGGCGCCGCGTGCGCCTCTACGACAAGCCGAGAACCCCGTGGCTACGGGTGCTCGATTCCGGGCTGCTCACCGACGAGGACGCGGCGGCCGTGCAGGCCCGGATCGCGGGAGTCAACCCGGCCGACCTGACCCGGCGGATCAACCAGATCCAGCTCCGGTTGATCGAGCTTTCCCGCGACAAGACCGAAGCCCTTGCCACCGCACGAGGTCTCGACATGGCATCCTTGGAACCGTCGATCCGTCGACTCCAAACAACGAAATGA